The sequence GCAGAGGATGGGGCCGGGGCCGTGGGCACCGCGGGGCCGCCCGTCCCACGCCGGGCTCTATAGGTCCGCGACCTCCCCTGAGTAGGCGCTGGGGTCCTCGTCCGACCTCGTGGTCACCTTGAACTGCCGCCGCAGGAACCCCCCGTAGCGTTTCTGATCGTCCCACTTGAGCTTGGGCCGGATGCGGCGCATGAAGCCGCCGTAACGCTTGTGCAGCTCcgccagctcctgcccctcggccccggcccccgccgcctcctcgcCCCCgtcgccccccggccccgggtaGTCCTGGGGGGCCGCCCGCTCCCCCGCCTTGCGCCCGAAGCCCCCCAGCTTCTTGCTGAGGCCGCCCTTGCTGTGGGCGTTCTCCcgcagcagggccagcagctTGCCCTTGGCCATCTTCTTCATGAAGCCCCCGTAGCGCTTGGCCGGCGCCGGCGGCAGCTCCCCGGGACCCAGCTCCTGCTCCGGCTCTgcctcgtcctcctcctccgcctccaGAGGGGACACGTCTGTCCCCTCGGCCAGGGCCACCAGCGGGGCCAGGAGCGCCAGCGCCTTCCTGCACGTCTCCCACTCGGGGCCGGGCGACGAGGAGCCCTGGCATCCCCGCAGGCACGGCTGCAAGACAGCGGCGCCGAGGCACCCACCGGCATCACCCCGCTGCTCGGggcgccccccccaccccgggggtACCCCCACCCCAAGCCCAGACATCCATCCATGCCCGCCGTGCTGCCAAGCTCAGCGAGGAGCCAAAGCTTCCACCTacccagcaccctggggtgcccaCGGCCGCcacccccacagcacccagctctgcccagcatGCACCAGCACCCGTGATGCCCCCGCTGCTGTGACCCCCCCCGCTGCTGTGACCCCCCAGGTAACGGCTGCGTGGTGCCAGCACTCACCAGGGGCCGGACACTGCTCTCGGTGCCGCGGGTCTGGGCCGCGCAGAGGGAGCACTGGGTCACGCAGTcagcggccgccgccgcggccaaggagaggcagagggccAGCGCCAGCGCCCGCCGCGCCATCTCACCCTGCAGCCGCTGCCTGGGGAGGGCAAGACAGCACGGAGCCCGTCACCTTCCCCACACTAGCCCTGAGAAAGCCCACGGCCACCCCGCTGGCACCCTCGGCACGGGGCACCCACCGCCTCCACCTGCGTGGCTGCTCCTGGGGACGTGCACGGGGACCTGTGCCCGCGCGACTCACCTCTGGGTGCTGCTCCTGGGTCccaggcagggagagagggggacAGGAGTGACTGGTGAGGACACTGTGGGATGCGATCCCTTGCCCCGGCTACAGCCTGGTCCTTGGCATAAGCCCTGAGCCACGGCCAGGTCCCCGACACAGGGAccaccatcccatcccatcccatcccatcccttcccatccatcctgtcccatcccatcccatccatcccatccatcccatcccatcccctccatcccatcccatccatcccgtcccgtcccgtcccatcccatcccaccccaccccatcccatccaccccatccatcccaccccatccatcccatcccaccccatcccatcctgtcccatcccaccccatctccTCCATCACTCCTCTCCGTACCGTTAGAAACAAAAGCCCCTTTCCTCTGTAACGTGTTTCTCTGCAATATCACACTGGCCGCGGTTGCGCGCGCGGGGGGGATGAATCACTCTCTCCCCCTTGGCCTTGGGGAAGGAAAGCACCGCGATCGGCGGAGCGGGGACGGGGGGATGCCATCACCCGGTACAGACCCACCCCAGGCGCTGCACCCcggctcccctccctcccacccgccgcttctgctgggctggtgcagcaggagggagcaggaaaaAGCCGGATCCCAGGTGCCAGCCTACCTGCACGCCGCGATCGCCGTCCTCCAGCCTGCCGGGAGCCCGGCCAGAGCCTCTCGCCTTGGAGAGGTGCTGGACGCACCGTGCGAtggctgggagaggggctgtgccTGGTGCCGCTCCAGAATGCCCCAGGGGCAAGGCTGGAGGGGCCAGTGCTGGCCCCAGGTGCGGTGCCACAGAGCCACGGTGCCATCGGCACCACGACGGCCCCGGGAGCAAGAGCTGACCCCAAAGGGCTGCGCTGGCAGCGAGCACCCACCTGCCTCCTGGGCTGCTtttatggggtgggggggtggaaAGGCATGACCCAGAGGGATCTGTTACACGTTAATGACGCATGTCAGAGACTATTGTATTCTCCAGCAGGATCTGCTAATGCACCGTAATTGGTGCTGATGAAGAAATGTTAATGCCACAGTATTAATTCATGCtagattaaaatttaatttgaattatcTGCACCATCGTGTGTCAAGCCGTCTGCATTCCTGGGCTGCGCCGCGCTCCGTGCAGCCCTGAGCCCATCACCTCGGCTCGCCCGGGCTCAGCGGCGGCACCGGGGAGGGCAGATGCCCCGGATGGGCACGGGCACGGCGGGACCCAGCCAGCCCTTGCCACCGAGCCGATGACGGTCCCTTATTGCCTTGCCACCACCGAGACAGCACCGGGCGAGGACTCACCGGCCGCGCAGGTACGTGCCAACCGCAGCACCGAGAGGATGAAGCTCCCAAGGACACCcaccagctgcttcccagcagccccACTGGAACCTTTTCCGCCCCCTTTTCCCACCTGcgtcccctccctcgccctggCCACGCTCCTCTGCCACTGGCAGCCCCGTGCCCTGCTGTGGGCGAAGAACCAGGGGCTTCGTGGCACTCaggggagctgcagctcccgggGCACAGCGGGGCCAAGGACCCTGCCCGGGCACCCCGGGACATCCCACTGCCAACGTACCTCATCCAGGCGGTGCCACCGATGCCCCCGCAGCGCTGGCAGGGCGAGGAGGGGCTGCCAAAACGGggcaggaaaaggggagaaaaacaaagggCTTTGGGCaagagcaaaaagcagcagcacagaaagggaggaggaagcaaaGCAGCGTTAGAGCTCGGTCCCGTGTTACCTGGAGGAGCCCCGAGCTCCTGCAGCAACGTCCCGGCCACCACGGCCACCCTCAGCATGTCCTACCTGCGCCAGGCATCTCCCCGGGTCCCCTGTCCCCTTGTCCCGTTACCACGCCAGTTTTCGGTGCCCAGGCTTTGCTCGTGCCTGGAAAAGCCCCGAGCTGCGTCCGTGCACCTCAGGGGGCTGGTTACAGACTCGGTGGCCCAAGGAGGGTTGGGGGGTGTTGGCACCGAGACCGATCCCCCGTTACCGTTAACCTGTGGCTATCTCTGGTGAGGGCTGTGAGCCGCTGAGCTGGTCTCTCCTCCCACACAGCTCTACCTCAGGCAGGTTGGGACCCCGCAGAggtttctgctgcagaagaagAACCACCTTCCAGCAGTTCCTTTCCTCACCTTTAAAAACGACCTGGAAACGCTTTCAGGACAAGGCTTCTCGGAAAAGCCGATGACTTTTGGAACAGGATCGCAGCAAACCCCAGCCCCGcggccactgctgctgctcgaGCTGAGCAGGGGGACACAGAAACCTCCCCCCGTCACCTCCTCCGGCTCCTTTTGCTGCCCCGAGCCGTGGGTGTCCCCGCTGCCAGGGTGCCAGGTGTGGCATCGGCATCGAAACAAACCCCAGCGAAGCTCTGGACAGCGGCTCATGGCTACAAAACCACTCGAAGGATGAGAGGAGCACCCACGGGAGCCCCTCAAAATAACGCAACGAGCCCAACTGTGAGCCACGGGGGTTGTTTTTAGAGTCGCTCCTGGGTGAGCAGGAGCGATGCCCCAGCTGTGCCCGCGCAATGGCAGCGGGACGGCCACCCTGGCACCCTACCTGCCGCTGCGCCCCGTCCCGCCGAGCACCCGCCGAGTCCGCACGGGCCGTGGGTGGTGGTTGTCCCTCCCGGTGTGGTCAGGCTGAGGTGGTCATGGGCGGCGGTGGCCAGGCGACGCTGGCTGGTGGCCCCGTGGCGGTGCCCGCTGGACTCGCCGCCCGCCGGCTCTCACCCCGCTTTTATGGCCACCGAGTCTCCTCCTGCGGCGGGGCCCGGCTGCGCTCGGCGCCGCGGAGCCAATCGGGGCGAGGGAAGCTGTGAATAATCAGCATCCTCATCACCTCCCGAGCTGGctctcccgcagccccccggccacCCCGGGGACCAGGTGCATGTCCCACCGCTGCTCCTCCACCGGCTGCGTCCCTTGGGGACCCCCGTCGGGGCCAGCCTCGGTCCTTGGGACCGAAACGCGTGCCCCAAACACGGGAGGTGGCAGGGGACGGCGACGGGGTCTGTCTCCCCCCAGCCTCATGCCAGAGGAGTTTGGCTGC comes from Nyctibius grandis isolate bNycGra1 chromosome 19, bNycGra1.pri, whole genome shotgun sequence and encodes:
- the PDYN gene encoding proenkephalin-B; this encodes MARRALALALCLSLAAAAAADCVTQCSLCAAQTRGTESSVRPLPCLRGCQGSSSPGPEWETCRKALALLAPLVALAEGTDVSPLEAEEEDEAEPEQELGPGELPPAPAKRYGGFMKKMAKGKLLALLRENAHSKGGLSKKLGGFGRKAGERAAPQDYPGPGGDGGEEAAGAGAEGQELAELHKRYGGFMRRIRPKLKWDDQKRYGGFLRRQFKVTTRSDEDPSAYSGEVADL